One Pseudomonas fluorescens genomic region harbors:
- a CDS encoding SDR family oxidoreductase: MSNTLFITGATSGFGEACARRFADAGWKLVLTGRREERLNALCAELSNQTEVHGLVLDVRDRKAMEEAIANLPPSFAKLRGLINNAGLALGVDPAPKCDLDDWDTMVDTNVKGLMYATRLLLPRLIAHGRGAGIVNLGSIAGNYPYPGSHVYGATKAFVKQFSLNLRCDLQGTGVRVSNIEPGLCESEFSLVRFAGDQERYNATYAGAEPIQPQDIAETIFWVMNAPAHININSLELMPVSQTWAGFAIERNRA; this comes from the coding sequence ATGTCCAACACCCTGTTTATCACCGGCGCAACGTCCGGATTTGGTGAAGCCTGTGCCCGTCGTTTCGCCGACGCTGGCTGGAAACTGGTGCTGACCGGTCGTCGTGAAGAACGCCTCAATGCTCTGTGCGCCGAACTCTCAAACCAGACCGAAGTGCATGGCCTGGTGCTCGACGTGCGTGATCGCAAAGCGATGGAGGAGGCGATTGCCAACCTGCCGCCGTCGTTCGCCAAGCTTCGTGGTCTGATCAACAATGCTGGTCTGGCGCTGGGGGTGGACCCGGCGCCGAAATGCGATCTGGACGATTGGGACACCATGGTCGACACCAACGTCAAAGGCCTGATGTACGCGACGCGCTTGCTGCTGCCGCGTCTGATCGCCCACGGTCGTGGCGCCGGCATCGTCAACCTCGGCTCCATCGCCGGCAACTACCCGTATCCGGGCAGCCACGTGTATGGCGCGACCAAGGCGTTCGTTAAACAATTTTCGTTAAATCTGCGCTGCGATCTGCAGGGCACCGGCGTGCGTGTCAGCAACATCGAACCCGGCCTGTGCGAAAGCGAGTTCTCGCTGGTGCGTTTTGCCGGCGATCAGGAGCGCTACAACGCGACCTACGCCGGTGCCGAGCCGATCCAGCCGCAGGACATCGCCGAGACGATCTTCTGGGTGATGAATGCGCCGGCGCACATCAACATCAACAGTCTGGAGCTGATGCCGGTGAGCCAGACCTGGGCCGGGTTTGCGATTGAGCGTAACAGGGCTTGA
- a CDS encoding AGE family epimerase/isomerase, protein MPHASRSTALPELTALFGEVQQHFLDVIVPLWQGPGWNADMALPYEALDATHQPLRVQRYRAMACARQLYLFASLIGVVDNAADRAAALFRSLRQHFHDAEHGGWFYSIDAQGQPLDQRKDLYTHAFILFACAHYWAKSADPLVESTLNAALEIIGRRFATGDGLYEACLERDWITLQTGPLQNPLMHLAEAFLATLAARKDVPTQTALLELCTAMHKHFVDPQYGVLMEKPLGAVDNWYEPGHQFEWYFLLQSSPLLRDSRLHRALAKAFAFTEQYGVLETCGAVRAMLDLESNGRPRDSTQRIWAQAEYLRALTLRADSEAAVLRQLRALQQRFLHAGGWHECRDENGEVSRKDMPSTTPYHLATCYLGLADYLKP, encoded by the coding sequence ATGCCCCACGCTTCCCGCTCCACCGCCCTGCCTGAATTGACCGCCCTGTTTGGCGAAGTGCAGCAGCACTTCCTCGACGTGATCGTGCCGCTGTGGCAAGGGCCGGGCTGGAATGCCGACATGGCGTTGCCCTATGAGGCGCTGGACGCCACGCACCAACCGCTGCGAGTGCAACGTTACCGGGCGATGGCCTGCGCGCGACAGCTGTATCTGTTCGCCAGTTTGATCGGGGTTGTGGATAACGCGGCAGACCGCGCGGCGGCGCTGTTCCGTTCGCTGCGACAGCACTTTCACGACGCCGAGCATGGCGGCTGGTTCTACAGCATCGATGCGCAAGGCCAGCCGCTGGATCAGCGCAAGGATCTGTATACCCACGCCTTCATCCTGTTTGCTTGCGCGCATTACTGGGCAAAGTCCGCCGATCCGCTAGTCGAATCGACGCTGAACGCTGCGCTGGAAATCATCGGCCGTCGCTTTGCCACGGGCGACGGGTTGTACGAGGCGTGCCTTGAGCGCGACTGGATCACTCTGCAGACCGGGCCCCTGCAAAACCCGCTGATGCACTTGGCCGAAGCCTTCCTCGCTACCCTCGCCGCGCGCAAGGACGTACCGACGCAAACAGCGTTGCTCGAGTTATGCACAGCCATGCACAAGCATTTTGTCGACCCGCAATATGGCGTGTTGATGGAGAAGCCGCTGGGCGCTGTGGATAACTGGTACGAGCCGGGGCACCAGTTCGAATGGTATTTCCTGCTGCAATCCTCCCCGCTGCTACGCGATTCGAGACTGCATCGGGCACTGGCCAAGGCGTTTGCCTTTACCGAGCAATACGGCGTGCTGGAAACATGCGGCGCAGTGCGAGCGATGCTCGACCTGGAAAGCAATGGACGGCCAAGGGATTCGACCCAGCGGATCTGGGCGCAAGCCGAATACCTGCGCGCGCTGACCTTGCGCGCGGACAGCGAAGCGGCGGTGCTGCGCCAATTGCGGGCGTTGCAGCAGCGGTTCCTGCATGCTGGCGGCTGGCATGAGTGCCGCGATGAAAACGGCGAGGTCAGCCGCAAGGACATGCCGTCGACTACGCCTTATCACCTCGCGACCTGCTATCTCGGATTGGCCGACTACTTGAAACCTTGA
- a CDS encoding HupE/UreJ family protein — MTLTRILGAVALLLTPALAFAHPGHGDSGLIAGIGHPISGLDHLLAMVAVGLWAAQQQGAARWALPCTFVGTMLLGGVLGFEGLELPALESGIAASVLALGLAVALAVRPPLVMAMVATALFALFHGVAHGLELPEMSSPWAYAAGFVMATAALHAAGYAAVRFLPQAAAPLVRLAGAGSAITGAWLLAG; from the coding sequence ATGACACTCACACGTATTCTTGGCGCGGTAGCGCTGCTGTTGACCCCGGCGCTGGCCTTCGCACATCCGGGCCATGGCGACAGCGGTTTGATCGCGGGTATCGGCCACCCGATCAGCGGCCTCGATCATTTGCTGGCGATGGTCGCCGTGGGCTTGTGGGCCGCACAGCAGCAAGGCGCCGCGCGCTGGGCGCTGCCGTGCACGTTTGTCGGCACCATGTTGCTGGGCGGTGTGCTCGGCTTTGAAGGGCTGGAATTGCCGGCGCTGGAAAGCGGCATTGCCGCGTCGGTGCTGGCGCTGGGCCTGGCAGTAGCGCTGGCGGTGCGTCCGCCGTTGGTGATGGCGATGGTGGCGACGGCGCTGTTCGCGCTGTTCCATGGCGTGGCGCATGGGTTGGAGTTGCCGGAAATGAGCAGCCCTTGGGCGTATGCGGCCGGTTTCGTGATGGCTACGGCAGCACTGCATGCGGCGGGTTATGCGGCGGTGCGCTTCCTGCCTCAGGCTGCTGCACCATTGGTGCGCCTTGCAGGTGCGGGTTCAGCAATCACCGGCGCCTGGCTGCTGGCCGGCTAA
- the ureG gene encoding urease accessory protein UreG: MNTQPLRVGIGGPVGSGKTALTLALCLALRERYNLAVVTNDIYTREDADFLVRNEALAPERIIGVETGGCPHTAIREDASINLEAVDQLNRRFPGLDLILVESGGDNLSATFSPELSDLTIYVIDVSAGDKLPRKGGPGICKSDLLVINKIDLAPLVGASLEMMDSDTKRMRNGKPFVFSNQKTGQGLEQIIAFIERQGLLTAA, encoded by the coding sequence ATGAACACACAACCTCTGCGCGTCGGCATCGGCGGCCCGGTCGGTTCCGGTAAAACCGCACTGACCCTGGCCCTGTGCCTGGCGTTGCGCGAGCGCTACAACCTCGCCGTGGTCACCAACGATATCTACACCCGCGAAGACGCCGACTTTCTTGTGCGCAACGAAGCCCTCGCGCCGGAGCGGATCATCGGCGTGGAAACCGGCGGCTGCCCACATACCGCGATTCGCGAAGACGCCTCGATCAACCTCGAAGCGGTCGATCAGCTGAACCGCCGCTTTCCGGGGCTGGACCTGATTCTGGTCGAATCCGGTGGCGACAACCTTTCGGCGACCTTCAGCCCCGAACTGTCTGACCTGACCATCTATGTGATCGACGTTTCCGCCGGCGACAAGCTGCCGCGCAAGGGCGGGCCGGGCATCTGCAAATCCGATCTGCTGGTAATCAACAAGATCGACCTCGCGCCTCTGGTGGGCGCCTCGCTGGAGATGATGGACAGCGACACCAAGCGCATGCGCAACGGCAAACCGTTCGTCTTCAGCAACCAGAAAACCGGTCAGGGCCTTGAGCAGATCATCGCTTTCATCGAACGCCAGGGCCTGCTGACCGCCGCCTGA
- a CDS encoding urease accessory protein UreF, which produces MNPAWALLRLASPQLPIGGYSYSQGLEMAVDNGRVSNPDEARRWISDQLLLNLARFEAPLLLAHCQAAAAENWCELRQLCESHRASRETRELHLESRQMGYSLQQLLNGLPELDAPARDFLEHCSEPHLALCWALAARAWQISPPDALAAWLWSWLENQLAVLMKTLPLGQQAAQRLTSELLPLLQQAQQDASRINPEHMGSAAFGLSLACMAHERQYSRLFRS; this is translated from the coding sequence GTGAATCCGGCCTGGGCGCTGCTGCGCCTGGCCAGTCCGCAATTGCCGATTGGCGGCTACAGCTATTCGCAAGGTCTGGAAATGGCCGTGGATAACGGTCGCGTCAGCAACCCGGACGAGGCGCGCCGCTGGATCAGCGATCAATTGTTGCTCAATCTGGCTCGCTTCGAGGCGCCGCTGCTATTGGCGCATTGCCAGGCGGCGGCCGCTGAAAACTGGTGCGAACTGCGCCAGCTCTGCGAAAGCCACCGCGCCAGCCGCGAAACACGCGAGTTGCATCTGGAGAGTCGCCAGATGGGCTATTCGTTGCAGCAGCTGCTCAACGGTCTGCCGGAACTCGACGCACCCGCCCGCGACTTCCTCGAACACTGCAGCGAGCCGCACCTGGCGCTGTGCTGGGCGCTGGCTGCCCGCGCGTGGCAGATCAGCCCGCCGGACGCCCTCGCCGCCTGGCTGTGGAGCTGGCTGGAAAACCAGCTCGCCGTGTTGATGAAAACCCTGCCGCTGGGCCAGCAAGCCGCCCAGCGCCTGACCAGCGAATTGCTGCCACTGCTGCAACAGGCGCAGCAGGATGCCAGCCGGATCAACCCCGAACACATGGGCAGCGCCGCGTTTGGCCTGTCCTTGGCGTGCATGGCCCATGAGCGCCAGTACAGCCGCCTCTTCCGCTCTTAG
- the ureE gene encoding urease accessory protein UreE, producing MLVIHRRIDPQPVWAAELLLTFEARSKSRLRCFSAEGEDVGLFLERGQPPLYDGECLQAEDGRVVRVCARPEQLLHVTCANAFELTRAAYHLGNRHVALQVGDGWLRLLDDYVLKAMLEQLGAQVEAIEAPFQPEHGAYGGGHHHSRLGDEDFNYAPKLHQFGVRL from the coding sequence ATGCTGGTGATTCACCGCAGAATCGACCCCCAACCCGTCTGGGCCGCCGAGTTGCTCTTGACCTTCGAGGCGCGCAGCAAAAGCCGCTTGCGCTGTTTCAGTGCCGAGGGCGAAGACGTCGGTTTGTTTTTGGAGCGCGGCCAGCCGCCGCTGTACGACGGCGAATGCCTGCAAGCCGAGGACGGCCGCGTTGTCCGCGTCTGTGCTCGTCCCGAGCAACTGCTGCACGTCACCTGCGCCAACGCTTTTGAACTGACCCGCGCCGCGTACCACCTCGGCAATCGCCACGTCGCCCTGCAAGTCGGCGATGGCTGGCTGCGCCTGCTCGACGATTACGTGCTCAAAGCGATGCTCGAACAATTGGGCGCGCAGGTCGAAGCCATCGAAGCACCGTTCCAACCGGAACACGGCGCTTACGGCGGCGGCCATCATCATTCGCGGCTCGGCGACGAAGATTTCAACTACGCGCCCAAACTCCATCAGTTCGGCGTCCGCCTGTGA
- a CDS encoding TetR family transcriptional regulator produces the protein MLPRAEQKQQTRNALMDAARHLMESGRGFGSLSLREVTKTAGIVPTGFYRHFTDMDELGLVLVSEVGQTFRETIRLVRHNEFVMGGIIDASVRIFLDVVSANRSQFLFLAREQYGGSQPVRQAIGRLRENISADLATDLALMPKLQHLDLAGLSVMADLIVKSVFATLPDIIDPPAEALPEHLTPQAKITQQLRFIFIGLKHWQGLGSTE, from the coding sequence ATGCTGCCCCGCGCCGAACAGAAACAACAGACCCGCAACGCCCTGATGGACGCTGCCCGCCACCTGATGGAAAGCGGCCGAGGATTCGGCAGCCTGAGCCTGCGCGAGGTGACCAAAACCGCCGGCATCGTGCCCACGGGTTTTTACCGCCACTTCACCGACATGGACGAATTGGGGTTGGTGCTGGTCAGCGAGGTCGGTCAGACATTCCGCGAGACCATCCGCCTGGTGCGACACAACGAATTCGTCATGGGCGGCATCATCGATGCGTCGGTGCGGATTTTTCTCGATGTGGTCAGCGCCAACCGTTCGCAATTCCTGTTTCTCGCGCGTGAACAATATGGCGGTTCGCAGCCGGTACGTCAGGCGATTGGTCGCCTGCGCGAAAACATCAGTGCTGACCTGGCGACGGACCTGGCATTGATGCCCAAGCTGCAACATCTGGATCTCGCCGGCCTCAGTGTGATGGCCGATCTGATCGTCAAATCAGTGTTCGCCACCCTCCCCGACATCATCGACCCACCGGCCGAAGCCCTGCCGGAGCATCTCACCCCGCAGGCGAAGATCACCCAGCAATTGCGCTTCATCTTTATCGGCCTCAAGCACTGGCAAGGGCTGGGCAGTACCGAATAA
- a CDS encoding AsmA family protein: MTRTGKIFSWTFAILVLLLAVLVLIIVFFDWNRVKPQINAKVSDELHRPFAINGNLAVIWQRELEEGGWRAWVPWPHLVAEDLSLGNPDWSKAPQMVTLKRVELRISPLALLAQRVVIPRIDLTEPNADLQRLADGRANWTFKFDPKDPNAEPSNWVVDIGAIGFDKGHVTLDDQTLKTNLDVLIDPLGKPIPYSDIVGDKAAKTAQDKGDAPQDYAFALKVKGQYHAQNLSGQGKIGGLLALQDARKPFPLQAQAKIGDTRIELAGTLTDPLNLGALDLRLKLAGDSLGNLYPLTGVTLPDTPPYSTDGHLIAKLHDAGGAKFTYEKFNGKIGDSDIHGDLTYVASQPRPKLSGALLSNQLLFADLAPLIGADSNAEQKARGGASKQPTDKVLPVEEFKTDRWRAMDADVEFTGKRIVHSEKLPFNDLYTHLKLNDGELSLEPLRFGVAGGTLDAQIRLNGRTEPLEGRAKLTARRFKLKELFPTFEPMKTSFGELNGDADISGRGNSVAKLLGGANGKLKMLINDGAISRELMELAGLNVGNYVVGKIFGDKEVKINCAAADFDIKTGLATTQLFVFDTENAIIYIDGTANMATEQLDLTVTPESKGWRLISLRSPLYVRGKFIKPDAGVKAVPLMLRGAGMVALGVIAAPAAGLLALVAPSGGEPNQCAPLLEQMKQGKAPVTVKPTK; the protein is encoded by the coding sequence ATGACGCGCACTGGAAAAATCTTCAGCTGGACCTTCGCCATCCTCGTGCTGCTACTCGCCGTGTTGGTGTTGATCATCGTGTTCTTCGACTGGAACCGGGTTAAACCGCAGATCAACGCCAAGGTCTCTGATGAACTGCACCGACCCTTCGCCATCAATGGCAACCTTGCGGTGATCTGGCAGCGCGAGCTGGAAGAGGGTGGCTGGCGTGCGTGGGTACCTTGGCCGCATTTGGTCGCCGAGGACTTGAGCCTGGGCAATCCGGACTGGTCGAAGGCGCCGCAGATGGTCACGCTCAAGCGGGTCGAGTTGCGTATCTCGCCGCTGGCCTTGTTGGCGCAGCGCGTGGTCATTCCGCGCATTGACCTGACCGAGCCGAATGCTGACCTGCAGCGCCTTGCCGATGGCCGCGCCAACTGGACATTCAAGTTCGATCCGAAAGATCCGAATGCCGAGCCGTCGAACTGGGTGGTCGACATTGGCGCCATCGGCTTCGACAAGGGCCACGTCACGCTCGACGACCAGACGCTGAAAACCAACCTTGATGTATTGATCGACCCGCTGGGCAAGCCGATTCCATACAGCGACATCGTCGGTGACAAAGCGGCGAAAACCGCTCAGGACAAGGGCGACGCACCGCAGGATTACGCGTTTGCGCTCAAGGTCAAAGGCCAGTATCACGCGCAGAATCTCAGCGGCCAGGGCAAAATCGGCGGCTTGCTGGCGTTGCAGGACGCGCGCAAGCCATTTCCGTTACAGGCCCAGGCGAAGATCGGCGACACGCGTATCGAACTGGCGGGCACCCTGACCGACCCGCTCAACCTTGGCGCGCTTGATCTGCGCCTGAAGCTTGCCGGCGACAGTCTGGGCAATCTCTATCCGCTGACTGGCGTGACCTTGCCAGATACTCCGCCGTATTCCACCGACGGTCACCTCATCGCCAAGTTGCATGATGCGGGCGGGGCAAAGTTCACCTACGAAAAATTCAACGGCAAGATCGGCGATAGCGACATTCATGGCGACCTGACTTACGTGGCCAGCCAGCCTCGGCCAAAACTCAGCGGCGCGCTGCTTTCCAATCAACTGCTGTTCGCCGATCTCGCGCCGTTGATTGGCGCCGATTCCAACGCCGAGCAAAAGGCCCGTGGCGGCGCGAGCAAGCAACCGACAGATAAAGTGCTGCCGGTCGAGGAGTTCAAGACCGACCGTTGGCGCGCCATGGACGCCGACGTCGAGTTCACCGGCAAGCGCATCGTCCACAGTGAGAAGCTGCCGTTCAACGATCTCTATACCCATTTGAAACTCAACGATGGCGAACTCAGTCTCGAACCGCTGCGTTTTGGCGTGGCGGGCGGCACGCTGGATGCGCAGATTCGCCTCAATGGCCGCACCGAACCGCTGGAAGGCCGGGCCAAACTGACCGCGCGACGGTTCAAACTCAAGGAACTGTTCCCGACTTTTGAGCCGATGAAGACCAGTTTCGGTGAGCTCAATGGCGATGCCGACATCAGCGGCCGCGGCAACTCGGTGGCCAAGCTGCTGGGTGGCGCCAATGGCAAGTTGAAGATGTTGATCAACGACGGTGCGATCAGTCGCGAACTGATGGAGCTGGCTGGGCTTAACGTCGGTAATTATGTGGTCGGGAAGATCTTTGGCGACAAGGAAGTGAAGATCAATTGCGCGGCGGCCGACTTCGACATCAAGACCGGCCTTGCGACCACGCAGCTATTTGTTTTCGATACCGAGAACGCGATTATCTATATCGATGGCACAGCCAACATGGCAACCGAGCAGCTCGATCTGACGGTGACCCCGGAATCCAAGGGCTGGCGTTTGATTTCGCTGCGTTCGCCGCTGTATGTACGTGGCAAATTCATCAAACCGGACGCCGGCGTCAAAGCCGTACCGTTGATGCTGCGTGGAGCGGGGATGGTTGCGCTCGGCGTGATTGCCGCGCCGGCGGCGGGGTTGCTGGCGTTGGTGGCGCCGAGTGGCGGCGAGCCGAACCAGTGCGCGCCGTTGCTTGAACAGATGAAGCAGGGCAAGGCGCCGGTGACCGTCAAACCAACCAAGTAA
- a CDS encoding ferritin-like domain-containing protein, with protein MSDLHLSDVQTLRERARQHVENGAVTEGYNANREEILRLLNESLATELVCTLRYKRHYFMANGLKANVAADEFLEHANQEAEHADRLAERIVQLGGEPEFNPDLLSKLSHAQYVAGNSLKEMVYEDLVAERIAIDSYREIIQYIGDKDPTTRRIFEDILAQEEEHADDMADILNDL; from the coding sequence ATGAGTGACCTGCATTTGTCTGATGTTCAAACCCTGCGCGAGCGCGCACGGCAACACGTGGAAAACGGCGCGGTCACCGAGGGTTACAACGCGAACCGTGAAGAAATACTGCGTTTGCTCAACGAGTCGCTGGCCACCGAGCTGGTGTGCACCTTGCGTTACAAGCGCCATTACTTTATGGCCAACGGCCTGAAAGCCAACGTCGCCGCCGATGAGTTCCTTGAACATGCCAACCAGGAAGCGGAGCACGCCGACCGCCTTGCCGAACGCATCGTGCAACTGGGCGGCGAGCCGGAATTCAACCCCGACCTGCTGAGCAAGCTGTCCCACGCGCAATACGTGGCCGGCAACTCACTCAAGGAAATGGTCTACGAAGATCTTGTGGCCGAGCGCATCGCAATCGACAGCTATCGCGAAATCATCCAGTACATCGGCGACAAGGACCCGACCACCCGGCGCATCTTCGAAGACATCCTCGCGCAGGAAGAAGAGCACGCGGATGACATGGCTGACATTCTCAACGATCTGTAA
- a CDS encoding esterase/lipase family protein, with translation MSTRYPLVLVPGMLGFVRLVFYPYWYGIIKALRRDGATVLAVQVSPLNSTEVRGEQLLARIEEILRETGAPRVNLFGHSQGALTARYAAAKRPDLVASVTSVAGPNHGSELADHLEKHYPADSAKGRLLEALLRLLGWVMALLDTGYHGPKLPVDIHASHQSLTTAGVALFNQRYPQGLPEEWGGHGPEEVNGVRYYSWSGTLQPGKTDRGGNLFDGTNRSCRLFAKTFVREPGQCDGMVGRYSSHLGTVIGDDYPLDHFDIVNQSLGLVGEGADPVRLFVEHAARLEAVGL, from the coding sequence ATGTCGACACGTTATCCGCTGGTGCTGGTACCGGGCATGCTCGGATTTGTCCGGCTGGTTTTCTATCCGTATTGGTACGGGATCATCAAAGCGTTGCGCCGCGATGGTGCGACAGTGCTGGCGGTGCAGGTCTCGCCGCTCAATTCCACCGAGGTGCGTGGCGAGCAGTTGCTGGCGCGGATCGAAGAGATTTTGCGCGAGACCGGCGCGCCCCGGGTCAATCTGTTCGGGCATAGCCAAGGTGCGCTGACAGCGCGGTATGCAGCGGCGAAGCGGCCAGATCTGGTCGCCTCCGTGACGTCGGTGGCCGGGCCCAATCACGGCTCGGAACTGGCCGATCACCTGGAAAAACACTATCCCGCCGACAGTGCCAAAGGGCGTCTGCTCGAAGCGCTGCTGCGCTTGCTCGGTTGGGTCATGGCGTTGCTCGACACCGGTTATCACGGGCCGAAACTGCCGGTCGATATCCATGCTTCACATCAATCGCTGACCACCGCCGGGGTGGCGCTGTTCAATCAGCGTTATCCACAAGGCTTGCCTGAGGAGTGGGGCGGGCATGGGCCGGAAGAGGTCAACGGCGTGCGTTACTATTCCTGGTCAGGGACGTTGCAACCGGGCAAGACCGATCGTGGCGGCAATCTGTTCGACGGGACCAATCGCAGTTGTCGATTGTTTGCGAAAACCTTCGTCCGCGAGCCGGGGCAGTGCGACGGCATGGTCGGTCGCTACAGCTCGCATCTGGGCACGGTGATCGGTGATGACTACCCGCTGGATCACTTCGACATCGTCAACCAGTCGCTGGGGCTGGTCGGCGAAGGGGCAGATCCGGTGCGGTTGTTTGTCGAGCATGCGGCGCGGCTGGAGGCGGTGGGGTTATAG
- a CDS encoding DMT family transporter gives MQYAFPLLAIFIWAGNTVINKLAVGAIFPAEIGFYRWLLAGLLFTPFMLKHVIAHWPQIRPNLWRIFILGVLGMAVYQSLAYFAATLTTATNMGIILSLMPLMSLAMAIISLGQRLTAGALVGAVLSFAGVLVVVSSGSLGALLQHGINVGDAMMLIATLAYAVYSTLLKKWQLRLPPLVLLYLQVLVAIVVLFPLYAMSPKTGLTLQNIPLVLYACLLASMVAPLAWMQAVQRLGPSRTTLFFNLLPLITALIAALVLQEQLAMYHLVGGLLTLAGVVLSERWTTVLGRRIGVA, from the coding sequence ATGCAATACGCTTTTCCGCTGCTGGCAATCTTCATCTGGGCCGGCAACACGGTGATCAACAAACTCGCGGTGGGGGCGATCTTCCCCGCCGAAATCGGTTTTTACCGCTGGCTGCTCGCCGGCCTGCTGTTCACGCCGTTCATGCTGAAACATGTTATCGCGCACTGGCCGCAGATCCGCCCGAACCTGTGGCGGATTTTCATCCTCGGCGTATTGGGCATGGCGGTGTATCAGAGCCTCGCCTACTTCGCCGCGACGCTGACCACGGCGACCAACATGGGCATCATCCTGTCGCTGATGCCATTGATGTCGCTGGCCATGGCGATCATCAGCCTCGGCCAGCGCCTGACCGCCGGCGCTCTGGTCGGTGCAGTGTTGTCGTTTGCCGGCGTGCTGGTGGTGGTCTCGTCCGGCAGCCTTGGCGCGCTGTTGCAACACGGGATCAATGTGGGTGACGCAATGATGCTCATTGCCACCCTGGCCTACGCGGTTTACAGCACCTTGCTGAAGAAATGGCAGCTGCGCTTGCCGCCGCTGGTGTTGCTGTATTTGCAGGTGCTGGTGGCAATTGTGGTGTTGTTTCCACTGTATGCGATGTCGCCGAAAACCGGTTTGACCCTGCAAAATATTCCACTGGTGCTGTATGCCTGCCTGCTCGCGTCGATGGTCGCGCCGCTGGCGTGGATGCAGGCGGTGCAGCGGCTGGGACCGAGCCGGACGACATTGTTTTTCAATCTGCTGCCGTTGATCACCGCGCTGATTGCCGCGCTGGTGTTGCAGGAGCAACTGGCGATGTATCACCTGGTGGGCGGGTTGTTGACGTTGGCCGGCGTGGTTTTGTCGGAGCGCTGGACGACCGTTCTGGGCCGCCGGATCGGCGTTGCCTGA
- a CDS encoding AraC family transcriptional regulator — protein MNSKHIDLLDFSELPSAVYFRYADFSAHEFAAPHRHPWGTLEYAAHGVLHMEINGSRFMSPPQYAVWVPPQVEHSFYSHQPVNYRAVCLDPQVCAQLPARACTLAISDILKAILKDFAARDVKIPELDADQRLAQVLVDQLQQAPVHECYLPYASSPGLLAILESLQAEPGNNQPLAHWALQVHVSERTLARQFVRELGMSFGEWRQRLRYLAAIEALETTRSVQEIAFDLGYSSGSAFIAMFARQSGCTPEQYRRHSIF, from the coding sequence ATGAACAGTAAACACATCGATCTGCTGGATTTCAGCGAACTGCCGTCGGCGGTGTATTTCCGCTATGCCGATTTCAGCGCTCATGAATTCGCTGCGCCACACCGCCATCCATGGGGCACGCTGGAATACGCCGCGCACGGCGTGTTGCATATGGAGATCAATGGCAGTCGCTTCATGTCGCCGCCGCAATACGCGGTGTGGGTGCCGCCGCAGGTCGAGCACAGCTTCTACAGCCATCAACCGGTCAACTATCGCGCGGTGTGTCTTGACCCGCAGGTGTGCGCGCAATTGCCTGCGCGCGCCTGCACCTTGGCGATCAGCGACATTCTCAAGGCAATTCTCAAAGACTTCGCCGCCCGCGACGTGAAGATCCCCGAGCTCGATGCCGACCAGCGACTCGCGCAAGTGCTGGTCGATCAACTGCAACAGGCCCCGGTCCACGAATGTTATCTGCCGTACGCCAGCAGCCCCGGCTTGCTGGCGATTCTCGAAAGCCTGCAGGCTGAGCCGGGCAACAATCAGCCGCTGGCGCATTGGGCGCTGCAAGTGCACGTGAGCGAGCGCACGCTGGCCCGACAGTTTGTCCGCGAGCTGGGCATGAGTTTTGGCGAGTGGCGTCAGCGTCTGCGCTATCTCGCCGCGATCGAAGCGCTGGAGACCACGCGCAGCGTGCAGGAGATTGCCTTCGATCTCGGCTACAGCAGTGGCTCGGCGTTTATCGCCATGTTCGCCCGGCAATCCGGATGTACGCCGGAGCAATATCGGCGGCACAGTATTTTCTGA